In the bacterium genome, GCAGGATCTCTTCGCGCGTGCCCCATAGGTTGTAAAGCGTATTGACGCTCAGCGATGCCTCTTCGGCGAGCTTGCGCATCGACAGCGCTCCGAGTCCGCCCCGGCTCAGAAGGACCCGCGCAGCCTGGAGGATCTTCTGGCGCCGCACTTCGATGTTGCGCTCCCGCAGGCCGGTCGTTGAATCCCTCTGGTCTGATGGAACTTGCGACATCGTATCAAACTGATACGGTGTCGTAAGTTTGCTGTCAACCGGCAGGCACTCCCGCTGGTAGAGTGCGCTGCTGTAGGCGATGGAGATCCCCCTGCGAGGCTCTGAGCCCCGCGCGAGACTCCGCCAAAGAAGAGGAGCCGAAGAATGAAGAAGGTACTACTGGCCGTCGTGGCCCTTCTGCTGGTTGCCGCGCTTTGGCTGTTCGCTGGAGCGAGCGGTTGGCTCGGAAGCGACGAGGAACCCGGCGAGATTCGCGCAAAGCCACGCCCCGCGGCAACGGTCGAGGAGCGAAGCACCGTGCAGACCGAAACCGCGCGCATGCTAGGCGCGTCACCGGACAAGCAGATCCTGTTCGGTGATTTTCACGTCCACACGACCTTCAGCTTCGACGCCTTCATGATGAGCCTCCCGATCGCTGGCGGAGAGGGCACCAAGCCACCGGCCGACGCCTGCGACTTCGCCCGCTTCTGCTCGGCGCTCGACTTCTGGTCGATCAACGATCACGCCGAAAACCTGACGTCGGATCTCTGGCACAAGACGGTGGACTCGGTCCGCGAGTGCAACGCCGCAGCCGGTGATCCGAAAAACCCCGACCTGGTGACCTATCTCGGCTGGGAGTGGAGCCACATCGGCACCACCCCGGACAATCACTACGGACACAAGAATGTGGTGTTGCGCGGACTTTCCGACGACGAGATCCCGACGCGACCGATCGCCTCGCAACCTCCCCCGAGCGCCGGTGGGCTGACGATCCCGTTCATGGCTCGAGCGGCTCTCGCGACAGCCGGCGGAGAGCGCGGCCGCAGCTTCGCGCGACTCATGAGCGACGTGCTGGCGGCCGACAGGTGCCCGGATGGTGTCCCTGTCCGCGATCTTCCGGACGATTGCCTCGAATCCGCAGCGACGCCGGAGGTGCTCTTCGACAAGCTCGACGAGTGGGGGCATGACTCGATCGTGATCCCGCACGGCACGACCTGGGGGATCTATACACCCGCCGGTTCCGATTGGCGCAAACAACTGCCGGGCAACGATCCCGCGCGCCAGACGCTCGTCGAGTTGTACTCGGGTCACGGTAACTCGGAGCGGCTGCCCAGCTGGACACCCGTCGAAGTCGCCGCGGACGGCTCTCTCACCTGTCCGGCGCCCAAGGACGACTACCTGCCGAGTTGCTGGCATGCGGGCACACTCGTCGAGGCGCGCTGCAAGGAGACGGGTGAGAGTGATGAGGAGTGTCGGCGCCGTGCGCAGGAAGCGCGCGCGAACTACGTCGCGGCCTTCCAGGCCGGCTGGAAGACGTTGCCCGGCTATGAAGCTTCGGATTGGCTGAACGCAGGCCAGGCACCGCCGGACATGTTCCAACCCGCCTTCAACTACCGGCCGCGCGGCTCGGCACAGTACATGCTCGCGCTCCGCGACTTCAGCGACCCGATGAAGCCCAAGCGCTTCGACTTCGGATTCATCGGCTCGAGCGACAACCACACGGCGCGCCCGGGTCCGGGCTACAAGGAACTCCGCCGCGGTGAGATGACTGAAGGGCGCGGCCGGCGCGGGGAAGAAAGCGCCGGCGGCGGCGGTCTCTTTGGCTCTAGCAATGACGCCGACGCACCCGCTGCCGAGTCGGTTCCCTTTGTGAGCAGCGGGGAGAGCCCGCTCCAACTCTTCGAGATCGAGCGCGCGGCCGCGTACTTCGTGACGGGTGGCCTCGTGGCGGTCCACTCCGCGGGTCGCGACCGCGATGCGATCTGGGATGCGCTAGAGCGCAAGGAGGTCTACGCCACGAGTGGCCGGCGCACGCTCCTCTGGTTCGACCTGATCGACGGTGCCGATTCGATTCCGATGGGCGCTACGACGACTCGCAGCGAGACGCCGCGGTTTCGCGTGCGCGCCACCGGTTCCTTCGAACAGAAGCCCGGCTGCCCCGACGACGTCGTCGATGTACTGGGCAAGGCACGGATCGACCACGTGTGCCTGGGCGAGTGCTACAACCCCAGCGACGAGCGACGCCCGATCACGCGTATCGAGATCGTGCGCATCCGTCCGCAGAACTCGGCGGACGAAGAGCTCGACGGACTCGTCGAAGATCCGTGGCGCGTGCTCCCATGCCCGGCCGACGGATCGGGATGTGTCGTCGAGTTCGCGGACAGCGAGTTCGCCGGCTCGGGCCGCGACGCGGTCTACTACGCGCGGGCCATCGAGGCGCCCGATTCCCTCATTCACGGCAACAATCCCCTGGGCTGTCGCTTCGACGAGCAGGGGCGCTGCGTCGAAATCACGCCCTGCGCCGGGGACGTCCCGTACGAGGACGACTGTCTCGGGGAGGCCGAGCCGCGCGCCTGGTCGTCGCCCATCTTCGTGAACCACTCGGGTTCATGAGAGCGAGCGGCTATGACCGACTGGATACCGAAAGATCGGATGGAAGGGGGCTCTCTGCCTACTCCCCGGACTGCGTCCGATTCCCTCTGGCCTCTCTGACGCGCGTGTCGTAGAGCAATTGGAGCAGGGGCGGGCGATGCGCGGTTCTGCTCGAGGT is a window encoding:
- a CDS encoding DUF3604 domain-containing protein; translation: MKKVLLAVVALLLVAALWLFAGASGWLGSDEEPGEIRAKPRPAATVEERSTVQTETARMLGASPDKQILFGDFHVHTTFSFDAFMMSLPIAGGEGTKPPADACDFARFCSALDFWSINDHAENLTSDLWHKTVDSVRECNAAAGDPKNPDLVTYLGWEWSHIGTTPDNHYGHKNVVLRGLSDDEIPTRPIASQPPPSAGGLTIPFMARAALATAGGERGRSFARLMSDVLAADRCPDGVPVRDLPDDCLESAATPEVLFDKLDEWGHDSIVIPHGTTWGIYTPAGSDWRKQLPGNDPARQTLVELYSGHGNSERLPSWTPVEVAADGSLTCPAPKDDYLPSCWHAGTLVEARCKETGESDEECRRRAQEARANYVAAFQAGWKTLPGYEASDWLNAGQAPPDMFQPAFNYRPRGSAQYMLALRDFSDPMKPKRFDFGFIGSSDNHTARPGPGYKELRRGEMTEGRGRRGEESAGGGGLFGSSNDADAPAAESVPFVSSGESPLQLFEIERAAAYFVTGGLVAVHSAGRDRDAIWDALERKEVYATSGRRTLLWFDLIDGADSIPMGATTTRSETPRFRVRATGSFEQKPGCPDDVVDVLGKARIDHVCLGECYNPSDERRPITRIEIVRIRPQNSADEELDGLVEDPWRVLPCPADGSGCVVEFADSEFAGSGRDAVYYARAIEAPDSLIHGNNPLGCRFDEQGRCVEITPCAGDVPYEDDCLGEAEPRAWSSPIFVNHSGS